One stretch of Bosea vaviloviae DNA includes these proteins:
- a CDS encoding ornithine cyclodeaminase family protein, with protein MIFVSEEESARLITHELAFSAVRAALIAAASDDSRVFPAVLGRACDPVNTFSVKSGSTAGLTGLKVGSFWSRNPEAGLPRHNSAIILLDQASGRLRAVIEAGRVNAYRTAAADAVAAELLARPDAETLALFGAGNQARHELSALRRIRPIKRVYVIARSASRAGALIRELQDEGLEAMPATAEEACRAADIIVTATPAREPLFEAQWVRPGTHVASMGSDAPGKQELPPQLFASARLFCDLPSQSTMIGEFQHVRAQIEAGALVLGQLGAALDGRIPGRVTSDEITVFDSSGISIQDLYIGQMIVDAVS; from the coding sequence ATGATATTCGTCAGCGAAGAAGAATCGGCGCGCCTGATCACGCATGAACTGGCGTTCTCGGCGGTGCGGGCGGCCTTGATCGCCGCAGCCTCGGACGACAGCCGAGTTTTCCCGGCCGTGCTCGGCAGGGCGTGCGATCCCGTCAACACCTTCTCCGTCAAATCGGGCTCGACGGCCGGTCTCACCGGCCTGAAAGTCGGTTCGTTCTGGTCCCGGAATCCGGAAGCGGGCCTGCCGCGCCATAACTCGGCAATCATTCTGCTCGATCAGGCGAGCGGCCGCCTGAGGGCGGTGATCGAAGCGGGCCGAGTCAACGCCTATCGCACGGCCGCGGCCGACGCCGTGGCGGCAGAGCTGCTGGCGCGGCCCGATGCCGAAACGCTGGCTTTGTTCGGCGCCGGGAACCAGGCCCGGCACGAGCTGTCCGCGCTCAGGCGCATACGCCCGATCAAGCGCGTCTATGTCATCGCCCGTTCCGCATCGCGCGCCGGGGCGCTCATCCGTGAGCTTCAGGACGAGGGCCTTGAGGCCATGCCGGCGACAGCGGAGGAGGCTTGCCGCGCCGCCGACATCATCGTGACCGCGACCCCGGCGCGCGAGCCGCTGTTCGAAGCGCAATGGGTGCGGCCGGGGACCCATGTCGCGAGCATGGGATCCGACGCTCCCGGCAAACAGGAACTACCGCCCCAGCTGTTCGCGAGCGCGCGACTATTTTGCGACCTGCCGTCGCAATCGACGATGATCGGCGAGTTTCAGCATGTCCGGGCGCAGATCGAAGCGGGGGCGCTCGTGCTCGGCCAGCTCGGCGCCGCTCTCGACGGCCGAATTCCGGGACGGGTGACCTCTGACGAGATCACGGTCTTCGACAGCTCCGGCATTTCGATCCAGGATCTTTATATCGGCCAGATGATCGTCGACGCCGTGAGTTGA
- a CDS encoding GNAT family N-acetyltransferase produces MRGSSMRDEMADVTSSLQDGNDATGAIMPFAPSHLAAAVGLSRQMSWPYRLQDWEFAARIGQGLALEKAGALIGTAMWWPYGDDFASAGMIIIAKSEQGRGHGARLFDALLAAAAPRSLMLNSTAEGLPLYQKRGFMAVGTIHQHQGVLLEQGGFAQPPDIRRGRPVDFVTIAELDCDATGLSRPALLDHLLAAGEVVVIERGDRLAGYAIARAFGRGQVIGPVVAENASDARQLIKALLHKLAGAFVRLDVPAGSGLGTWLDAQGVERVGEATTMVLGHRPVAGGPLRTFAIANQSFG; encoded by the coding sequence GTGCGCGGCTCGTCGATGAGAGATGAAATGGCGGACGTCACTTCAAGCTTGCAGGACGGCAATGACGCGACGGGGGCCATCATGCCGTTCGCGCCGTCCCATCTGGCAGCAGCGGTCGGGCTCTCCCGGCAGATGTCCTGGCCCTACCGGCTTCAGGATTGGGAGTTCGCCGCCCGGATCGGCCAGGGACTCGCGCTGGAGAAGGCGGGCGCGCTCATCGGCACTGCGATGTGGTGGCCATATGGCGATGATTTCGCGTCGGCCGGAATGATCATTATCGCGAAATCCGAGCAGGGCCGCGGTCATGGCGCCAGGCTGTTCGATGCGCTCCTGGCCGCAGCCGCACCGCGGTCGCTCATGCTGAACTCCACCGCGGAAGGGCTGCCCCTCTATCAGAAGCGAGGCTTCATGGCTGTCGGCACCATCCATCAGCATCAGGGCGTCCTGCTAGAGCAAGGCGGCTTCGCGCAACCTCCCGATATACGCCGGGGTCGGCCTGTCGACTTCGTTACCATCGCGGAACTCGATTGCGATGCGACCGGGTTGTCCAGGCCGGCCCTCCTCGATCACCTGCTCGCTGCCGGCGAGGTCGTGGTGATCGAGCGTGGCGACCGGCTCGCAGGCTACGCGATCGCCAGGGCGTTCGGGCGTGGCCAAGTCATCGGCCCCGTGGTCGCCGAAAACGCCAGCGATGCACGCCAACTCATCAAAGCGCTGCTGCACAAGCTCGCTGGTGCATTCGTGCGGCTCGACGTGCCGGCGGGGTCGGGTCTCGGCACCTGGCTCGATGCCCAAGGTGTCGAACGCGTCGGCGAGGCAACCACGATGGTGCTGGGGCACAGGCCCGTTGCCGGCGGGCCGCTCCGGACGTTCGCGATAGCGAACCAGTCTTTCGGTTAG
- a CDS encoding alanine racemase — MTTGSDEVAVQAAGSLEADTVRSLATPALLLDRERLDRNIGRLRDRTAAHGVVLRPHLKTAKSIDVARRAYPDEPGPITVSTLAEAEYFAAHGFTDITYGVGISPAAAARAMLLRRSGVDLKLLLDSPEQAQALGQAARDAGVTARAFIEIDCDGHRGGLTPRDPKLLDVAASMAAAGVGLAGILTHAGESYALHTPDALVAAAEHERTEAVAAADSLRAAGHDCSIVSAGSTPTAHFAEDLAGVTELRAGVYMFFDLVMHGVGVCRTDDIAISVLATVIGTKPEKGWILVDAGWMALSRDRGTAAQKVDQGYGLVCDIEGRVYNDLIVPSASQEHGILAMRPGSGRPLPDLPIGSKVRILPNHACATASQHEVYHVVSGNGGAIEARWPRIRGW; from the coding sequence ATGACGACAGGATCTGACGAGGTTGCTGTCCAGGCGGCAGGGTCGCTGGAGGCCGACACGGTTCGTTCACTCGCGACACCGGCGCTGCTGCTGGACCGGGAACGCCTGGATCGGAACATCGGACGTCTCCGCGACCGTACCGCTGCCCATGGGGTCGTGCTGCGTCCTCACCTCAAGACGGCGAAATCGATCGACGTCGCTCGCCGCGCCTATCCCGACGAGCCGGGGCCGATCACCGTGTCGACGCTCGCAGAAGCCGAGTATTTCGCGGCCCATGGCTTCACCGACATCACCTATGGCGTCGGCATTTCGCCAGCGGCGGCGGCCAGGGCGATGCTCCTTCGCCGATCCGGGGTCGATTTGAAGCTGCTGCTGGATTCGCCCGAGCAGGCGCAGGCGTTGGGCCAGGCTGCCCGGGATGCCGGCGTCACGGCCCGGGCCTTCATCGAAATCGATTGCGACGGCCATCGCGGTGGCTTGACGCCTCGTGATCCCAAGCTGCTCGACGTCGCGGCGAGCATGGCCGCGGCAGGCGTCGGATTGGCGGGTATCCTGACCCATGCGGGCGAGTCCTACGCGCTCCATACCCCCGATGCGCTCGTGGCGGCGGCTGAGCATGAGCGGACTGAGGCCGTCGCTGCCGCCGACTCATTGCGAGCAGCCGGTCATGACTGCTCGATCGTGAGCGCCGGCTCCACGCCGACCGCCCATTTCGCCGAGGATCTCGCTGGGGTCACGGAACTGCGCGCCGGCGTCTACATGTTCTTCGACCTCGTCATGCACGGCGTCGGCGTCTGCCGGACGGATGATATCGCGATTTCCGTTCTGGCCACGGTGATCGGGACAAAGCCGGAGAAGGGCTGGATCCTGGTCGATGCCGGCTGGATGGCGCTCTCGCGCGATCGTGGCACGGCCGCCCAGAAGGTCGACCAAGGCTACGGCCTGGTCTGCGATATCGAGGGGCGCGTCTATAATGACCTGATCGTCCCCTCCGCCAGCCAGGAGCACGGCATCCTCGCCATGAGGCCCGGAAGCGGACGGCCCCTGCCCGATCTGCCGATCGGATCGAAGGTCCGGATCCTGCCGAACCATGCCTGTGCCACCGCCTCTCAACACGAGGTCTACCATGTGGTTTCGGGCAATGGCGGCGCGATAGAAGCGCGCTGGCCGCGTATCCGCGGCTGGTGA
- a CDS encoding aldehyde dehydrogenase family protein, with translation MISPLQHLKQSGRLDRFYIDGEWVRGSGADRAIIVNPATEQGVADIALGNAADLNHAVAAARAASVSWARTGPAERARLLDRVHALILERQEFFAQVLTMEMGAAITYARTAHVPLAAEHIRVARDNLATYPFLAQRGKTAIAREAIGVCGLITPWNWPLYQITAKVGPALAAGCTVVLKPSELSPLNAFLFAEVIHDVGIPPGVFNLVNGAGAVVGAGLSAHPDVDMISITGSTRAGILVAQAAAQTIKRVTLELGGKSPNVILPDADMARAVPPGVAAAFRNQGQSCSAPTRMIVPRSQLKQVEQLATETAAGMIVGDPTSEATTHGPIANRAQFDRIQQMIAIGVAEGAKLVTGGTGRPDGLDVGYYARPTIFSDVLPEMRIAQEEIFGPVLSIMPYDTIEEAVRIANDTVYGLGAHVQGADLATARAVASQIQSGQVHINYPAWDPNAPFGGYKQSGNGREYGLEGMEEYLEIKSILGYYT, from the coding sequence ATGATCTCCCCTCTTCAGCACCTGAAACAGTCCGGGCGGCTCGACAGGTTCTACATCGACGGCGAATGGGTCCGCGGCAGCGGTGCGGACCGCGCCATCATCGTCAACCCCGCGACGGAACAGGGCGTCGCCGACATCGCGCTTGGGAATGCGGCAGATCTGAACCACGCCGTCGCTGCGGCCAGGGCTGCGTCCGTCAGCTGGGCTCGAACCGGCCCGGCCGAGCGGGCTCGGCTCCTGGACCGGGTTCACGCTCTCATCCTCGAACGCCAGGAGTTTTTCGCGCAGGTCCTGACGATGGAGATGGGCGCGGCCATCACTTATGCCCGCACGGCCCATGTGCCGCTGGCCGCGGAACACATCCGTGTGGCCCGCGACAATCTCGCAACCTATCCCTTCCTGGCCCAGCGCGGGAAGACGGCGATCGCGCGGGAGGCGATCGGCGTCTGCGGCCTGATCACGCCCTGGAACTGGCCACTCTACCAGATCACCGCCAAGGTCGGCCCGGCCCTGGCCGCTGGATGCACGGTCGTTCTGAAGCCCAGCGAATTGTCGCCCCTGAATGCGTTTCTGTTTGCCGAGGTGATCCACGATGTCGGCATTCCGCCGGGCGTCTTCAACCTGGTGAACGGCGCTGGCGCGGTCGTCGGGGCAGGCCTTTCGGCGCATCCCGACGTCGACATGATTTCCATCACCGGCTCGACGCGGGCCGGCATTCTCGTGGCTCAGGCGGCGGCCCAGACGATCAAGCGCGTGACGCTGGAGCTCGGCGGCAAATCCCCCAACGTGATCCTGCCGGATGCCGACATGGCGCGCGCGGTCCCTCCGGGCGTTGCCGCGGCGTTCCGCAACCAGGGCCAGTCCTGCAGCGCGCCGACCCGCATGATCGTGCCCCGGTCGCAACTGAAACAGGTCGAACAGCTGGCAACTGAGACCGCCGCGGGGATGATCGTCGGCGATCCGACATCGGAGGCTACCACCCATGGTCCGATCGCCAATCGCGCCCAGTTCGACCGCATCCAGCAGATGATTGCGATCGGGGTGGCGGAGGGGGCCAAGCTCGTCACGGGCGGGACCGGAAGGCCGGATGGCCTGGATGTCGGCTATTATGCGAGGCCCACGATCTTCTCCGACGTGCTCCCGGAGATGCGGATCGCGCAGGAGGAGATATTCGGACCCGTTTTGTCGATCATGCCCTATGATACGATCGAAGAAGCGGTCCGCATCGCCAATGATACCGTCTACGGCCTCGGCGCTCACGTGCAGGGGGCGGATTTGGCGACGGCCAGAGCCGTCGCCTCGCAGATCCAATCCGGCCAAGTGCATATCAACTATCCGGCCTGGGACCCCAATGCTCCCTTCGGTGGATACAAACAGTCTGGAAACGGGCGCGAGTACGGTCTCGAGGGAATGGAAGAATATCTCGAAATAAAATCAATACTTGGGTATTATACATAA
- a CDS encoding GNAT family N-acetyltransferase, which translates to MAKQSIPHPVLSTPRLRLRQFRADDAGAMHECFADPAAMRFWNLPTYTRPIETERAVRSFIDCTPSYYRFWAVTEAGDDRCLGLVNYHDGHIRSRRASIGYIINPARHRQGFAAEAVSVLLDFCFAELGLHRLQAFIHPDNTASIALIEKLGFSREGLLRDNLRVGEVWRDDLLYALLANDWRRQG; encoded by the coding sequence ATGGCAAAGCAATCCATACCGCACCCGGTGCTGTCGACCCCGCGGCTGCGCTTGCGCCAGTTTCGCGCCGATGACGCGGGCGCGATGCATGAATGCTTCGCCGACCCCGCGGCGATGCGCTTCTGGAACCTGCCGACCTATACCAGGCCCATCGAAACCGAGCGGGCCGTGCGCAGTTTCATCGACTGCACGCCATCCTATTATCGCTTCTGGGCAGTGACTGAGGCGGGCGATGATCGCTGCCTCGGGCTGGTCAATTACCATGACGGCCATATCCGCAGCAGGCGCGCGAGCATCGGCTATATCATCAACCCGGCGCGCCACCGGCAGGGCTTTGCCGCGGAAGCCGTATCAGTGCTGCTCGACTTCTGCTTCGCCGAACTCGGCCTGCATCGCCTTCAGGCTTTTATCCACCCCGACAATACCGCCTCGATCGCGCTGATCGAGAAACTCGGCTTCAGCCGTGAAGGCCTCTTGCGCGACAATCTGCGCGTCGGCGAGGTCTGGCGCGACGATTTGCTCTACGCGCTGCTGGCGAACGATTGGCGACGCCAGGGCTGA
- a CDS encoding PLP-dependent aminotransferase family protein, whose amino-acid sequence MGQLEGVGRRIIASIKEQIHSGAYRPGDRLPSTRAFAVEWGASRTTVTAAYGQLIAEGYLVTRAGARPIVAEGLAAKATPTPAPTAAAVRHLSGFAQRLLGLPPPTPAQAVKVADFRYGDLAGDDFPMLAWRRALTKVSLRRKARLRYADPQGASDLRSVLQGYLWRARGINCSPDDIVIVNGSQQGLDLCARLLLDPGDAFLIENPGYMLARHAFVAAGGIAVPIPVDGEGLCVDGLPSGRLVYVTPSHQFPLGGVLSATRRRALLAWAAASGAYVIEDDYDGEYRHDIAPIPPLQTLDAQSVIYVGTFSKTLSPTLRLGYLVLPAGLAAAFSEAKRLTDRHSPLLEQEALAELLASGAYERHVRSIRRKNAERRAVLLEALSAECGPAVSIEGADTGLHVVIWINGVAADQEAGIVEAARSIGLGIHPVSPLYDPKLSKPQTAGFILGYAALDTEMVRRGISMLASVLTRRQ is encoded by the coding sequence GTGGGCCAGTTAGAAGGCGTCGGCCGCAGGATCATCGCGTCGATCAAGGAGCAGATCCATAGCGGCGCCTATCGGCCCGGTGATCGCCTGCCCTCGACGCGCGCTTTCGCGGTGGAGTGGGGAGCATCCCGCACGACGGTGACGGCGGCCTATGGTCAATTGATCGCGGAGGGCTATCTGGTCACGCGGGCCGGGGCGCGTCCGATCGTGGCGGAGGGCCTTGCGGCCAAGGCGACACCGACGCCCGCGCCGACGGCGGCGGCGGTGCGGCATCTCTCGGGCTTCGCGCAACGCCTGCTTGGCTTGCCGCCACCGACACCGGCTCAAGCGGTCAAAGTCGCGGATTTCCGCTATGGGGACCTGGCCGGCGACGATTTTCCCATGCTGGCCTGGCGGCGCGCGCTGACCAAGGTCAGCCTTCGGCGAAAGGCGCGGCTGCGGTATGCCGACCCCCAGGGCGCCAGCGATCTGCGCTCGGTGCTGCAAGGCTATCTCTGGCGGGCGCGCGGCATCAATTGCTCGCCCGACGACATCGTCATCGTCAACGGTTCGCAGCAGGGGCTCGATCTCTGCGCCCGGCTGCTGCTCGATCCCGGCGATGCCTTTCTGATCGAGAATCCCGGATACATGCTCGCCCGTCACGCCTTCGTTGCCGCTGGCGGGATTGCGGTTCCGATCCCCGTCGATGGCGAGGGCCTCTGCGTTGACGGGCTGCCGTCCGGGCGTCTCGTCTATGTCACGCCCTCGCACCAGTTTCCTCTTGGCGGGGTCCTCTCCGCGACGCGCCGGCGCGCGCTTCTGGCCTGGGCTGCAGCCTCTGGCGCCTATGTCATCGAGGATGACTATGATGGCGAGTATCGGCACGACATCGCCCCGATCCCGCCATTGCAGACGCTTGATGCGCAGTCGGTGATCTATGTCGGGACCTTCTCCAAGACGCTCTCGCCGACCCTGCGACTGGGCTATCTCGTTCTCCCCGCCGGGCTGGCTGCGGCGTTCAGCGAGGCCAAGCGCCTCACCGACCGGCACAGCCCGCTCCTGGAGCAGGAGGCGCTGGCCGAGCTGCTGGCCAGCGGCGCCTATGAACGCCATGTCCGCAGCATTCGCCGGAAGAACGCCGAGCGACGCGCCGTGTTGCTCGAAGCCCTGTCAGCCGAATGCGGACCGGCCGTGTCCATCGAGGGAGCCGATACGGGTCTGCATGTCGTCATCTGGATCAACGGCGTTGCTGCGGATCAAGAGGCCGGGATTGTCGAGGCCGCACGGTCAATCGGGCTCGGCATTCATCCTGTCTCGCCATTATACGATCCGAAGCTATCCAAGCCCCAGACGGCAGGGTTCATTCTCGGCTACGCCGCGCTCGACACCGAGATGGTGCGGCGTGGCATCTCGATGCTGGCGAGCGTGCTGACGCGGCGCCAATGA
- a CDS encoding FMN-binding negative transcriptional regulator, with protein MYTPPAFRDDDRDSIHATIRAARLANFVTATPDGVLATPLPLYLDENEGEHGVLYGHLAKANPQWRTPATGDGLAIFMGPDAYITPSWYATKQETGKVVPTWNYVAVHAYGPVEFFEDPARLLAAVTRLTGIHEGERATPWAVSDAPPDFIQAQLRGIVGIRMPITRLEGKRKMSQNRPEADRANVAAGLAASERPVERAAATLIPS; from the coding sequence ATGTACACGCCTCCAGCCTTCCGCGACGACGACAGGGACAGCATTCACGCGACGATCCGAGCCGCGCGGCTCGCAAATTTCGTCACCGCCACGCCCGACGGCGTATTGGCCACGCCGCTGCCGCTCTATCTCGACGAGAACGAGGGCGAGCACGGCGTGCTCTACGGCCATCTCGCCAAGGCTAACCCGCAATGGCGGACGCCCGCCACCGGCGACGGGCTGGCGATCTTCATGGGGCCGGACGCCTACATCACGCCGTCCTGGTACGCGACCAAGCAGGAGACCGGGAAGGTCGTCCCAACCTGGAACTACGTCGCGGTCCACGCCTATGGCCCGGTCGAGTTCTTCGAAGACCCCGCCAGGCTGCTGGCGGCCGTGACCCGATTGACCGGCATCCATGAGGGCGAGCGTGCCACGCCCTGGGCCGTCTCCGACGCCCCGCCCGATTTCATCCAGGCGCAGCTGCGCGGGATCGTCGGCATCCGCATGCCGATCACGAGGCTGGAGGGCAAGCGCAAGATGAGCCAGAATCGCCCCGAGGCCGACAGAGCCAACGTCGCGGCCGGCCTTGCCGCGAGCGAGCGCCCGGTCGAGCGCGCGGCCGCCACCCTAATCCCGTCCTGA
- a CDS encoding LysE family translocator, with protein sequence MPDVSQLALYLAAAFLLAITPGPGIFYVAARTLAGGRAEGVASSLGTGLGGMVHVLAGSLGVSALVLASAELFTVLKLVGAAYLVWLGVRTVQAARRDAANVLAGGAVEPPIGPRRAFREGVIVEALNPKTAAFFLAFIPQFVDMAGSVALQFMVLGFISVLLNTLADVVVAFAASGIRDGAAARPALIKRLREASGGAMIALGIGLALAKRPA encoded by the coding sequence ATGCCAGACGTCTCGCAGCTTGCTCTCTATCTCGCCGCAGCCTTCCTGCTGGCGATCACGCCCGGTCCCGGCATCTTCTACGTCGCGGCGCGTACGCTCGCAGGCGGTCGCGCTGAAGGCGTCGCGTCCAGCCTCGGCACCGGCCTGGGTGGAATGGTCCATGTCCTCGCCGGCAGCCTGGGCGTCTCCGCGCTCGTACTGGCAAGCGCCGAACTCTTCACCGTACTCAAGCTGGTGGGAGCGGCCTATCTCGTCTGGCTCGGCGTTCGCACTGTCCAGGCCGCCCGCCGCGACGCGGCGAATGTCCTGGCCGGCGGCGCCGTCGAGCCTCCGATCGGCCCCCGCCGGGCTTTTCGCGAGGGCGTGATCGTCGAGGCGCTGAACCCGAAGACGGCGGCCTTCTTCCTGGCCTTCATTCCGCAGTTCGTGGACATGGCGGGCAGCGTGGCGTTGCAGTTCATGGTGCTGGGCTTCATCTCCGTCCTGCTCAACACCCTGGCCGACGTCGTGGTCGCCTTTGCCGCCAGCGGTATCCGGGACGGCGCGGCAGCACGGCCCGCGCTCATCAAGCGCCTGCGGGAAGCCTCGGGCGGCGCAATGATTGCGCTGGGCATCGGCCTCGCCCTGGCCAAGCGGCCTGCTTGA
- a CDS encoding threonine ammonia-lyase, with product MQPVSGSPTPDFGARQPSTRLDLQRIRQARREISRVFRDTPQFLSFALSDLLGCELVIKLETANPIGCFKGRGTEVAMSRLASSSGPMAAVCASAGNLGQALAYSGRARGIAVSVIAGKGANAAKIERIQRLGGTVELVDGDIENARERAREIAAGGDAFLVEDSENLDTCEGAGTIGLELVEGFDRIDTVLLALGGGALATGVGHVFKTLSPATDVVCIQPSGAPALAKSWRARSIVTTDRTDTIADGVAGRFPIAAVLDDLLATADHVPLVEEASIVEGMRILYRHAALVTEPSAALGIAAILEDPARYRGKRVAAVICGSNVLPDSFRAWMQA from the coding sequence ATGCAGCCCGTCAGCGGGAGCCCCACGCCAGATTTCGGCGCCAGGCAGCCGAGCACCAGGCTCGATCTGCAACGCATTCGGCAAGCGCGGCGGGAGATTTCGCGGGTTTTCCGCGACACGCCGCAGTTCCTCTCTTTTGCGCTGAGCGATCTGCTGGGCTGCGAACTCGTGATCAAGCTCGAGACCGCGAACCCGATCGGCTGCTTCAAGGGGCGTGGGACCGAGGTCGCGATGTCACGTCTTGCGAGCAGCTCGGGTCCCATGGCCGCGGTCTGCGCCAGCGCCGGCAACCTTGGACAAGCGCTCGCCTATAGCGGCCGGGCACGCGGTATCGCCGTCAGCGTGATTGCGGGCAAAGGTGCCAATGCCGCGAAGATCGAGCGAATCCAACGGCTCGGCGGTACCGTCGAATTGGTCGATGGCGATATCGAGAACGCACGCGAGCGTGCCCGGGAGATTGCAGCTGGCGGCGATGCGTTCCTCGTGGAGGACAGCGAAAATCTCGACACTTGCGAAGGCGCGGGCACGATCGGCCTTGAACTCGTCGAAGGGTTCGATCGCATCGATACGGTTCTGCTCGCGCTCGGCGGAGGCGCTCTGGCCACCGGCGTGGGGCATGTCTTCAAAACCTTGTCGCCGGCGACGGATGTCGTCTGCATCCAGCCAAGCGGCGCACCGGCCCTGGCGAAGTCCTGGCGAGCTCGATCGATCGTCACCACTGACCGCACCGATACGATCGCCGATGGCGTCGCGGGCCGATTTCCGATCGCTGCGGTTCTCGACGACCTGCTCGCCACCGCAGACCACGTTCCGCTGGTCGAGGAAGCGAGCATCGTCGAGGGCATGCGGATACTCTATCGGCACGCTGCCCTCGTCACCGAACCCTCGGCCGCGCTTGGTATCGCCGCAATCCTGGAAGACCCCGCGCGTTATCGCGGCAAGCGCGTGGCCGCAGTGATCTGCGGTTCGAACGTCCTGCCCGACTCATTCAGGGCATGGATGCAGGCGTAG
- a CDS encoding helix-turn-helix domain-containing protein has translation MKAISPVDTPNLLRSIRRDLGWSLDQTAARTGVSKAMLGQIERGESTPTVATLWKIATGLGVPMTALLEANRGDGDVLLLRDASELRVRPAQEGMQRALLFPYEARFGFELYELTFAPAFESISEPHDIGVVEHVTVLRGEVELLVEEEWRPLKQGQSLRFPADRRHGYRNRTGDDVVVIDLIHYRFAPSSQR, from the coding sequence ATGAAGGCCATCAGCCCCGTCGACACGCCGAACCTGCTCAGGTCGATCAGGCGCGATCTTGGCTGGAGCCTCGATCAGACGGCAGCGCGGACCGGCGTCAGCAAGGCAATGCTGGGCCAGATCGAGCGCGGCGAATCCACACCGACCGTCGCAACGCTTTGGAAGATCGCCACGGGTCTAGGCGTGCCCATGACTGCACTGCTGGAGGCGAATCGCGGGGATGGTGATGTCCTGCTTCTTCGTGACGCCAGCGAACTTCGCGTGCGCCCGGCGCAGGAAGGGATGCAACGCGCACTCCTGTTCCCATACGAGGCGCGATTTGGTTTCGAACTCTACGAGCTCACCTTCGCACCCGCCTTCGAGAGCATCTCCGAGCCGCACGACATTGGCGTCGTGGAACATGTCACCGTGCTGCGCGGCGAAGTCGAATTGCTGGTGGAGGAGGAGTGGAGGCCGCTCAAGCAGGGGCAATCGCTGAGGTTCCCCGCCGATCGTCGTCACGGTTATCGAAACCGGACAGGCGACGACGTCGTCGTCATCGACCTGATTCACTACCGGTTCGCACCCAGCTCCCAGCGCTGA
- a CDS encoding glycerophosphodiester phosphodiesterase family protein gives MRKIWRYVALTLIGLVAFVFLNNTNLFAPELSGQPALLAHRGIAQRFDPVGVTNDTCTASRILPPTHGYLENTIASMRASFEAGADIVELDIHPTTDGQFAVFHDWTLDCRTNGHGVTREQSMSSLKTLDIGYGYTADGGKTYPFRGREVGLMPSLAEVLRSFPDRPFLINVKSNDPDEGVKLAAFLNALPPERRATLMAYGGDRPIAALRSSVPGLKTMSRASLKGCLLRYIAYGWTGAMPKECHSTLVFVPINVAPWLWGWPNRFLDRVASVGSSVFVVGPYHGGDFSTGMDSNEDLSRLPAGYGGGVLTNEIETVAPRLRLQH, from the coding sequence TTGCGCAAGATCTGGCGTTATGTGGCCTTGACCCTGATCGGGCTTGTCGCCTTTGTCTTCCTCAACAACACGAACCTGTTTGCGCCCGAACTGTCAGGTCAGCCGGCTCTTCTGGCCCATCGTGGAATCGCGCAGCGCTTTGATCCGGTCGGTGTCACCAATGACACCTGTACCGCTTCCCGCATCTTGCCGCCGACGCATGGCTATCTAGAGAACACGATCGCTTCCATGCGGGCGAGCTTCGAGGCGGGCGCTGACATTGTGGAGCTCGACATTCATCCTACGACAGATGGACAGTTCGCGGTCTTCCACGACTGGACACTGGACTGCCGCACCAACGGCCATGGTGTCACTCGCGAGCAATCCATGTCCTCCCTCAAAACGCTCGACATAGGCTACGGCTACACTGCCGATGGTGGGAAAACATATCCGTTCCGAGGCAGAGAAGTCGGGCTGATGCCGTCTCTTGCCGAGGTGCTGCGGAGCTTTCCTGATCGCCCCTTCCTGATCAATGTGAAAAGCAACGATCCCGATGAGGGGGTGAAGCTGGCGGCGTTCTTGAATGCCCTTCCACCGGAGCGGCGAGCGACCCTCATGGCCTATGGAGGAGACAGGCCGATCGCTGCTTTGCGCTCCTCTGTTCCCGGTCTCAAAACGATGTCGCGCGCTTCCTTGAAGGGATGCCTGCTGCGCTACATTGCATATGGATGGACCGGCGCAATGCCGAAGGAATGCCATTCAACACTGGTGTTCGTCCCGATCAATGTAGCTCCGTGGCTTTGGGGCTGGCCCAACCGCTTTCTGGATCGAGTGGCTTCGGTTGGCAGCTCCGTGTTCGTTGTCGGCCCCTATCACGGCGGCGATTTCTCGACTGGGATGGACAGTAACGAAGATCTTTCCAGGCTGCCGGCGGGCTATGGCGGTGGCGTGCTCACCAACGAGATTGAGACGGTCGCCCCCCGGCTTCGATTGCAACACTGA